Proteins from one Homalodisca vitripennis isolate AUS2020 chromosome 3, UT_GWSS_2.1, whole genome shotgun sequence genomic window:
- the LOC124358327 gene encoding LOW QUALITY PROTEIN: ribosome biogenesis protein BMS1 homolog (The sequence of the model RefSeq protein was modified relative to this genomic sequence to represent the inferred CDS: inserted 5 bases in 4 codons; deleted 10 bases in 9 codons; substituted 1 base at 1 genomic stop codon), producing MDGDQSEKKKPHRERHSGRKAEKKKSKNEHVQEQTDKQRNPKAFTFNSAVRAERRFRRTQDIQTKKQHVPVVDRTPLEPPPIMVAVVGPPKVGKSTLIQCLVKNFTRQPLTAIKGPVTVVSGKKRRITLMECNNDINSMIDLAKVADLVLLLIDASFGFEMEIFEFLNICQVHGMPRVMGVLTHLDMLKQAKTLKRTKKVLKHRFWTEVYAGAKLFYLSGLLHGEYLRNEVKNLGRFISVMKFRPLTWQTTHSYLVADRMEDLTPPELIRQNPKVDRTVSLYGFVRGIPLNKASSVHIPGCGDSVISDVCFLPDPCPLPDKLKKRSLVDKERLIYAPFSGVGGIVYDKDAVYIELAGSHSHHNEMGGRDESERELVSSLLETKDTLDAKIAKSQLQIFSNTTPITAEEFQRDSEKTIEHPERKISISTASDGRNRRKVIFGSDDNDNGLKSEESDVSDSDEEEDTGIKSESDEDNVNFEEDNEENSEDDENEQENSDEDSEMSDSEEIANIKKSKVRSKRSKLMKSTSGLQTVKSNKKEKQLSKNDTRRSVKEAEEMEEISHQLKRKKMIATEAIEDDSHTESDEDLDNFVNKKKKSSDVKEDINTVRYHATPSDKDKEIRNKISDALEKLKDSNQRNHPAASSNNAISDDESLDSSSDDLQSAGSDGESSKDEDISNLNGDQEDSDEDENMSVNEESSSVSSEDDENESSAVNWKANLAQKAADAFVERQNSTANLWKLVYEVAVCSEVISKKQDKKMKEKDTLNAMDASKFVVFSVRDWSHEQAREMIKDCSVTGKWKSTEDAXETMRLDVFLIHNTDEDMFGDFEDLETGQKHQGKSKHKXSKESEKDDKDDEDEDEKPLTKSRLVEKKKKLKEKFDAEYDEKDGKKIHFYDGYRIKEASMQAELNRSQFEGLDDALRVQAGGVPCRNVVRLELQQMPCELVQHFDPTYHLIVXGLQPGEENVGYLNVIVKMNRWYKKILKTRDPLIISMGWRRFQTLAVYSKLEDNLRHRMLKYTPEHVVVCMAHFWDPSQRPNTGFLAVQDVASKQTGFRIVATGSVVDCNKSTDVTKKLKLTGVPLKIYKNTAFIKGMFNSSLEVAKFEGARYQDSVSGIRGIIKKAVNKPEGAFRAXFEDKIQLSDIVFCRMLWGGYSKHCTILXTSLLLPPDQKNLWQGMKTVGQLKREKGLQSEPQKDSIPLIISKELQKNLPYKDKPKVMALKKKKEKVAVVRDIHESQVASMMKKLKNNYNEKREEERRAKVKRLKDFKKKIEAEEARKDFKDSVK from the exons atggATGGTGATCAGAGCGAGAAGAAAAAACCTCATAGAGAGAGACATTCAG gtcGAAAAGCTGAAAAGAAGAAGAGCAAAAACGAACATGTTCAAGAACAAACAGATAAACAACGCAATCCAAAAGCTTTTACTTTCAATTCAGCTGTCAGAGCTGAACGTCGATTCCGAAG AACACAAGATATTCAGACCAAGAAGCAGCATGTGCCTGTGGTGGACCGAACACCCTTGGAGCCACCCCCTATCATGGTGGCAGTGGTGGGCCCTCCCAAGGTCGGAAAGTCCACTCTAATACAGTGTCTTGTCAAGAACTTCACAAGACAACCGTTGACTGCCATCAAAGGACCCGTCACTGTTGTTTCAG GCAAGAAAAGACGGATCACTTTAATGGAGTGTAACAACGACATCAACAGCATGATAGACTTGGCTAAAGTGGCAGACCTGGTATTGTTACTTATAGATGCCAGTTTTGGATTTGAAATGGAGATATTTGAATTTCTCAATATTTGTCAG GTTCATGGAATGCCAAGAGTTATGGGTGTACTCACACATCTTGACATGTTGAAACAAGCCAAAACCTTAAAACGTACCAAGAAGGTTCTCAAACATCGTTTCTGGACAGAAGTTTATGCTGGAGCCAAGCTCTTTTATCTTTCAGGGCTTCTTCATGGAGAATATTTGAGAAATGAAGTTAAAAATCTTGGACGTTTCATTTCTGTGATGAAATTTCGACCACTTACTTGGCAAACCACACATTCATATTTAGTTG CGGACAGAATGGAAGACTTGACTCCTCCTGAATTGATCCGCCAGAACCCCAAAGTTGACAGAACTGTCAGTTTGTACGGATTCGTCAGAGGAATACCACTCAATAAAGCAAGCAGTGTGCATATACCTG GTTGTGGAGATTCAGTGATCAGTGATGTCTGCTTCCTGCCAGACCCTTGCCCTTTGCCGGACAAACTGAAGAAGCGATCTTTGGTGGACAAGGAACGATTGATCTACGCTCCATTCTCTGGTGTTGGAGGCATTGTGTATGATAAGGATGCGGTTTATATTGAGTTGGCAGGTAGCCATTCACATCATAACGAG atgGGTGGAAGAGACGAATCAGAGCGAGAACTAGTATCATCATTGCTTGAAACAAAGGATACATTAGATGCAAAAATTGCCAAAAGCCAACTgcaaatattttcaaacaccaCACCCATTACTGCTGAAGAGTTCCAGAG aGATTCTGAAAAGACAATAGAACATCCTGAAAGAAAAATTAGCATAAGCACTGCAAGTGATGGTCGTAATAGAAGAAAGGTCATATTTGGATCTGATGACAACGATAACGGCTTGAAATCAGAAGAAAGTGATGTTAGTGACAGCGATGAAGAAGAAGATACCGGAATTAAATCCGAATCTGATGAagataatgtaaattttgaagaAGATAATGAAGAAAATTCAGAGGATGATGAAAATGAACAAGAAAATAGTGATGAAGATTCGGAAATGTCTGATAGTGAAGAAAtagctaatattaaaaaatcaaaagtgagaagtaaaagatctaagTTAATGAAATCTACATCTGGACTTCAAAccgtaaaaagtaataaaaaagagAAACAATTATCCAAAAACGATACAAGAAGATCTGTTAAAGAAGCAGAGGAAATGGAAGAAATTAGTCATCAATTAAAAAGGAAGAAAATGATAGCTACAGAGGCTATTGAAGATGACTCGCACACTGAAAGTGATGAAGACTTAGATAATTTTGTGAATAAGAAAAAGAAGTCATCCGATGTAAAAGAGGATATCAATACTGTCAG ATATCATGCCACTCCGTCTGACAAAGATAAAGAGATTCGCAATAAAATATCTGATGCTCTAGAAAAACTAAAGGATTCAAATCAAAGAAATCATCCGGCTGCTTCATCAAACAATGCTATTTCTGATGATGAGAGCTTAGATTCATCAAGTGATGACTTACAGTCCGCTGGTAGTGATGGAGAAAGTTCCAAAGACGAAGATATCTCCAATTTGAATGGTGATCAGGAAGATTCCGATGAAGATGAAAATATGTCAGTAAATGAAGAATCAAGTAGTGTCAGTAGTGAAGATGACGAGAATGAATCATCTGCTGTCAATTGGAAAGCAAATTTAGCTCAAAAAGCTGCTGATGCCTTTGTTGAAAGACAAAACAGCACTGCTAATCTTTGGAAGTTGGTTTATG AAGTAGCTGTTTGTTCAGAAGTTATAAGTAAAAAGCAGgacaaaaaaatgaaagaaaaagatACTCTAAATGCCATGGATGCCTCAAAATTTGTTGTGTTTTCA GTGAGGGATTGGTCTCATGAACAG GCCCGAGAGATGATCAAAGACTGTTCTGTGACTGGCAAATGGAAGAGCACAGAAGATG ATGAAACTATGCGACTGGATGTGTTTCTGATACACAACACAGATGAAGATATGTTTGGTGACTTCGAAGATTTGGAAACAGGTCAGAAACATCAAGgaaaatcaaaacataa cagTAAGGAAAGTGAGAAAGATGATAAAGATGATGAAGATGAAG ATGAAAAGCCTCTCACAAAAAGCAGA CTTGTCGAAAAGAAGAAAAAGCTAAAGGAAAAGTTTGATGCTGAATATGATGAA AAGGATgggaagaaaatacatttttatgatggTTATAGGATAAAGGAAGCGTCCATGCAGGCTgag ttaAACCGCAGTCAATTTGAGGGATTA GATGATGCCTTGAGGGTGCAAGCTGGAGGGGTTCCGTGCAGGAATGTTGTGCGACTCGAACTGCAACAAATGCCTTGTGAGCTAGTCCAACACTTTGATCCCACTTACCACTTGATTG GCGGTCTGCAGCCTGGTGAGGAGAATGTTGGATACcttaatgtaattgtaaaaatg aatagatggtataaaaagattttaaagactAGAGATCCTCTCATAATATCCATGGGTTGGAGAAGATTTCAGACCTTGGCTGTTTACTCCAAACTGGAAGACAATTTGAGGCACAG GATGCTCAAATACACGCCAGAA CACGTTGTTGTCTGTATGGCTCACTTCTGGGACCCATCACAACGACCCAACACTGGCTTCTTGGCTGTACAGGATGTTGCTTCTAAACAG ACTGGCTTCAGAATAGTGGCAACAGGATCAGTGGTGGACTGCAATAAGTCGACTGATGTCACCAAGAAATTGAAACTGACAGGTGTCCCATTGAAAATCTATAAGAAT ACTGCATTCATCAAAGGAATGTTTAATTCCTCGCTGGAAGTAGCCAAGTTTGAGGGTGCTCGTTATCAAGACAGTGTGTCTGGGATCAGAGGTATTATCAAGAAAGCAGTCAACAAACCAGAAGGAGCTTTCAGAG ACTTTGAAGATAAAATCCAGTTGAGTG ATATTGTCTTCTGCCGTATGTTATGGGGTGGATATTCCAAACATTGTACAATCCTGTAAACCTCTCTTCTGTTACCTCCTGACCAAAAGAATCTGTGGCAGGGCATGAAAACTGTAGGACAGTTGAAGAGAGAGAAAGGACTGCAA AGTGAACCTCAGAAAGATAGTATT CCTCTGATAATTTCCAAAGAATTGCAGAAAAATCTGCCGTACAAAGATAAGCCGAAAGTTATGGCTCTAAAGAAGAAGAAGGAAAAAGTTGCC GTTGTTCGAGACATCCACGAGTCCCAG GTTGCTTCAATGatgaaaaaactgaaaaacaat tataatgaaaaacgGGAAGAAGAGAGAAGGGCCAAAGTTAAAAGATTGAAAGATTTCAAAAAGAAGATTGAGGCTGAAGAAGCAAGAAAGGACTTCAAAGACAGCGTAAAATGA